The sequence tatatatgtatgtgtatatatgtatgtgtatatatatatatatatatgtatgtgtatatatgtatgtatatatatatatatatgtgtatatatatatatatatatatatatatatatatatatatatataatatataaaaaattttttttttttttactggaataaacACATttctttcttatatttttttttttttttttgttccctaaCGTATAGGTGTACATGTATCAGCTTTTCCGAAGCTTGGCATACATCCATTCTCAAGGCGTCTGTCACAGGGACATAAAACCACAGAATTTGCTGGTGGATCCTGACACAGCTGTACTTAAGCTATGTGACTTTGGCAGGTATGTAGTACAGAAACAGGGCTGTCCGTGTGTCGGTGCAGTATACACTGCAGATAATCATCCCCATTTTTTCTTACAGCGCAAAACAACTGGTACGAGGAGAGCCAAACGTTTCCTATATTTGTTCCCGCTATTACAGAGCACCGGAGCTCATATTCGGAGCCACAGATTATACTGCAAATATAGGTATGTTAAAAGAAAACTTGCCTATAAGTGATATAGAGTGTACATCatttcactgtttcccaaccagcgtgtctccagctgttgctaaactacaactcccagcatgcccggacagccttcggctgtccgggcatcctgggagttgtagttttgcaacagctggagacacgctggttgggaaacagtgatctaGTCTTAGCAATACACATCAGTTTGTCCTGTACTTTTGTACACAGTTTCTACAATTAGCAGCTTGCACAATAAAGATCGGCATTCTTGGAAAATTCCTAGACACAGCTAATGTCTGCTGGAGGGTGGAAACACTACCCAGAGGTGGGATTTAATAGGGTACAGACACAATGCACTGCAATACAGTATTGCTTTAAAGTGcaacaaaatgtttaaaaaaataaaaaattggtatCAATAAGTCTGCAAAGACCCAATAAATTGATTTACATAGGGGGAATTTAGAATTCCTGCAGATTTTTACTTAGAGATTATCAAgtgtttaaaaatgtatcccctatctgcaggataggggagaagtgtcaGATTGCGGAgtacgaccactgggacccccgcgatctccccgaTCAGTGCCCTAGTGTTTATGAATGGAGAGGGGTCAACCACGGGACGAAGCAGTGGCAGACACGCCAAACATCCTGCCCCCCCTATGTTGCCTAAACCCTGCCATAGTAAGGCACGGAGGGGATGTGGCGGACACAGCTTTGTGCCGTGATCGACACACTCCATTCATGGAAAGAGCCGGGGTACCgggcgggagattgcgggggtcccagcggtaggaTCCCCCGCATGATTGGACACTTATCTGCGGGATAGGGGATTTTAGATACTGGACTGTTCCTTTTTAATGCTAAATCTGTCGAGCAAGTGTGTGGCTTCATATGTTTGCGCCCTTGATAGTGTGGAAAAAGTGAACAGCTCAAAGcacaattgtgcaaaaaaataattGATAAATATTGCGTCTGCTAACCATGCCCCTCTGAGAGTGCCCAGTAAGAAAAATGATGAAACCAGCAAAGACAACATGAAAATTGTGCtatataacattattattttgaTGCGCAAAATAGAAACTGCGCGTACAATTTTGTGCACAGGATTTATTTGCAGTCTTATGGAAAAACTAAAGGTTTaaacctaccccccccccactcactaaccagcggtactggctggttatgtggggggacactgatcagtttggtccttaccgTGCCCAGATCCACTGCGCCGTTCGGCTGTAATCTTCTATTATccgtatatgcaaatgaggtgctaacttgcagcacctcatttgaatataccgatAATGGAAGATTACGTCCGAACGTCCGATTAcgaccaaactgatcagcgtcccccacactaccagccagtaccgttggttagtgcgggtgaagaaagctgacagttttccgttTAAAGGGGCTCTGGAAGTGGTGGCTTTGTCATAATctgacccttaggctaggttcacattgcggaatttccgcctgcaattccgcttactaaaatgtactgtgtaatgaatggtcggcgctggccgcactctgaatctctgggcggaaattttctgcctggagattccgcagtgtgaacctagccttagacacGTCAGTCTGTCCCGTGCTTTTGTATGCAGTTAGCACAACACAGATTTGACATTCTTTGAAAATTCCTAGACTTAGCATATATCTGCCTAAGGGTGGAAACACCTGGGTAGTTTTTGGTGTTGGTTGTATCTTTTGCCTTTTTatctttattacaatttttttttttttttttttttgttagacaTCTGGTCAGCAGGTTGTGTCCTTGCAGAGCTTCTCCTGGGTCAGCCCATCTTCCCTGGGGACAGTGGTGTCGACCAGTTAGTGGAAATCATAAAGGTGAGTGCCCCCACTACGAGGGTCAATGTTTGCACCCTTTGTTGTGGCTGATTGACTTAGGAAATGGGAACATTGTGATCTGAGGTAAATTACTCTTTAGAATGACTTATTGTTCATGGACTTGGAACAGGTGAAAAACATCAGTTTGTGCAGACAATGTTGTGGGTTGAATGTGAAATAAATGCAgtaaggttgtgttcacacaaGATCAGCTGAGGTGCAGTTAAAACCTGGCAAAATGTTTTAAAGATAAAACAAGTTTATGTTACACGTTTAACCTGTAAAAAACATGTGGTAAATTTCTGCACTGTAAAGCAGCATGCATCacatgtgttttttacttttgcaaTATATATTctgctaaggcagtgtttcccaaccagggtacctccagctgttgtagcaGAAGAATATAAACCTGTATTGCCcctttctttataaaaaaaataaaatttgtatgtgtatgtatatatgtgtgtgtgtgtgtgtgtgtgtgtgtgtgtgtgtatatatatctgccAATAATcacgataatgcaccgcccccaccgcaccgcgacccctGTGACCCCTTTTTATCTGTAATGGCATAAAATACAGTAGAATGGTTCTAAAAAACACAAGTCCTTAAGTAAACCATAAGCAGACAAGAGAAGCTTAGtcagtagaaaataaaaaaaggaatacatcaaAATAGCATGAAAAAGTAAACAATGCCACCTTTCCCTGGTCAAAAGAAAACTACCATGTTCATCAGGGTTTAAAAGGGGGTTTGTCCACTGTAATGTGGCCATCTTCAAAATGCTGAAAGTAATATTTGTCAGAtggtgctcttaaaggggtattccgaccaaagaaatcttattccctatctcagtgtttcccaaccagggtgcttccaggtgttgcaaaactacaactcccagcatgcctggacagccaaaggctgtccaggcatgctgggagttgtagttttgcaacatctggtggcaccctggtttggaaacgctccAAAGGATAGGCCTGGATTAGATGTCTGGTCGCTGGAACCCCCTGTGATTTTCCATGCAacacccgcattctatacggGGCTGGTGCTCCAGACTCGTAAAcctcatgtctccagtcccagaaacagaggcttctgagactggagcagcagccccgcatagaatggcgGGTGCTGCACGCACGGAGATCAcgagggttcccagcggcggcgGGTCCCCGGCATTCAGACATCATAtcagatgtctttggccagaataccccttttttaAAACTACGTATTTTCAAAGCTAAATTAAGCAGCCTCCAAttgttctcaatgggattctgctgcacccttTACACTACGGACGTTCCGCCATGGAAATTACGGATCCCAACTCtgcaaaaagaataaacatgatcCTCCTTCCGGTGGAATCCATTTAAAAGTGCATTGCATTCAAGTTGTAGGATTTGTCAGTATCACTGGACACTTTTTAAATGAAACATGTTTGACTGATTCCACAAAATAAATCCCCCTTATAAGTACCAATGATAAGGCGGAAAAATACAACCATACATCTCCTCTTCTTGTTTTGGCCAAacggtaagctaagaacctccaTTTTTCAATATTCAAATTAaacatgccatatatatatattaccggtatattttatattatatattttttttattatattttattattttataatttattatataatatattttatatattatattagtgctagcagtgtgctgctgtcatTCTTTTTGCTTTGTAATTCTTTTGCTTGCTTCATCGAACAGAGTTCAAACAAGTTGCTTCCATGTTGCGTTTTCCTATTCTCTCCCAGGCTTGGAGAAATTACCTCTGACCTCCTGGAAAAATTCTACTGGGTGTTAGAAGTTCAAACATGATTTAGGAGAGATAGAAACTACTGTTTTTGTGTCCTCCATAGAACAAAATGGATTTTTCTTTAAAGTTAATTTGGTTTAAATATCTGTATTTGACAATAATAATCTCCTAAAATTGACCTTTTGCAGGTGTTAGGAACTCCCACAAGGGAACAAATCCGAGAGATGAATCCAAATTATACAGAATTCAAATTCCCACAAATCAAAGCACATCCCTGGACTAAGGTATAGTAGTACAAGGATATCCCTTGGTGATCACTAAAGATTGTAATAGCAGTTatgccagtgtttaccaaccagtgcgcctccagctgttgcaaaactgcaaatcccagtttgcccggacagccaaaggcatgctaggagttgtagttttgcaacagctggaggcacactggttgggaaacactattagggtgcatgcacaccacttttttgcaatacagttcctgtatcaggtttttgatgaaaaacggattcctcaaaacctgactaaattgtatcaaaacatgtgtacaaatttcaacccgtatacggtttgaaaaattatgcctGCTTGCGTccgttttttaaggaaaaaagtatacattttaacttttcactccatttttaataaaatttcacttgtttgattgaaattccaagaaaaaaaaaacagttcaaagtcaaaaactggtgcaaaccggatggaaccgtacgcgcatacggttcccattgactcccatgtttaaaaaaaaaaacaacgtatacggtttaatacggttttccacccggaccaaaaaacatggtaacatacagttttgggtactggttaaaaaaaaaaaaaaaaaaaaagacaaaaccggATAAGACTCAAAACGTActtaaccggatgatgcgtttgacatacggtttacaatgttaagtcaatgcatacggttttctatatggttccgtacgatttttaacttgaaaccgtatacgggaactgtatagcaaaaacttggtgtgaatgcagccttacgctCTTCCTTCATTGTTCTCCTTTCCTCATGAGCAGGTCTTCAAGCCCCGCACCTCCCCAGAAGCGATCACGCTGTGCAGTCGGCTTTTGGAGTACACCCCAGACACCCGCGCCTCCCCCCTACAAGCCTGTGCACACTCCTTCTTTGATGAACTTCGTGACCCCAACACACGTCTCCCCAGCGGCAGGGAGTTGCCTCCCATCTTCAATTTCAGCTCCGTAGGTGAGAGTCTGGTGCAGTGAAACATTATGACTGTGCTGGGTGAATTACGCCTGTCAAGTGTGACTGCGCCTTGTGCTTCTTGTAAAGGTTTGCGTCTTTTTTTTGCAGAGCTCTCCATTGAACCCTCGTTGAACACCGTCCTCATACCTCCTCACCTGCAGCAGACTCATTTGCATGGTAGGTTTCTGGATTAAGTAGACATCATATATAATCCAAATTATATAttaaaccagtcctcaaaggaaagtagaaaggaaattaaaaataaaataacaggaAGAAAATGGAAAGAAACAGTAGTAGATGAAGAATAATATAATATGGTGAAATGACTTCAACTGATAGTTTCAAATAATAAAACCTGAATCGAGGATGTATTGAAAAAGAATATGTATCAACattatgtataaaatataacaGTTCTCATATGGGCAGTGCCCTTGCACCAGATGTAAAATACTGAtagcaaaatgtataaaaatattaaaaatataaaacaaccaCCTATAAATAGCCTGATGTAGATGTAGTTTATTCATATTTATAGGtggttgttttatatttttttttatacttttttttatatcataaaaaatatataaaaatatcataaAACCACCACCTATAAATATGAATAAATACATATCCTTAAGTAGATGTCCGTTTATTCATATTTATAGAtggttttattatatttatgatatttttatatattttatgattCTTTtctatacagtaaaaaaaatatataaaaatatcatcaTAAAACCACCACCTATAAATATGAATAAACTGACATCTACTTAAggctatttatttattcatattaaTAGGTGgttgttttatatttttgatatttttttatacatttttaatgatACTGCTagcagacttaaaaaaaaaagtattttacatCTGGTGTAAGGGCCCTGTTATGTGAACtgttatattttatacataataAATGTTGATACTTATTCCTTTTTTCAATACAGCCATCAAcatttatgtataaaatataacGGTTCACATCTGGtcagggcccttgcaccagatgtAAAATACTGATAGCAGAAAAAGTATCATAAAAATATCATTAAAACAACCACCTATAAATAAATAGCCTTAAGTAGATGTGcatttattcatattttataGGTGGTTGTTttatgatatttttatatattttttttttaatacaattattattattattattttttttttaagtctatcAGTATTTTACATATGGTGCATATGTGAACTGTTATGTTTTATACATAATGTTGATATATATTCATTTTCAATACATCCCAGATTCAGGTTTTATTATTTGAAACTATCAGTTGAAGTAATTTCaccatattatattattattcatCTACtactgtttttttctgttttcttcctgttactttatttttcatttcttttctacGATCCATTGAGGACTGTTTTAATATATAATTTAGATTACATTTGCTTTCTACAGattgggtctttttttttttttttgggggggggttacagACCAAACCAGTTAACCTCCAGATTGTAGGCTTGAGTGAGCTACACGCCTTCTTTATGGTTTCTGGATTAAGCAAGGGGCTGTTTGATCACTATATAGCCCCAAGCTCCTTCTAGTTTACTGGAgacctgtctagagcaggagaggctcCTCATGGAGGTTtgttcctggcacggacagaggtgtcagcagagagcactgtggtcagactggaaagaactacacaaccgcctctggatcatacagcagctaataagttgtgaaaggattaagatttttaaatagaagtaatttaccactctagcatacatttctggcaccagttgacttgaaaacatttgttttccactggagctcccctttaaagggatactaaaACTTGTTACTGGTATGCCTTGTGCAGGATTTGAGGATGATGGGGATATGGTAGAGATTTTCACTGGTGGTCTATAATGTCATGCTGTGTCCCCTCTGGCCCTACGTTATGCGGACCACACTATATTGGCATTCCTTGAATGTAGGAAGAAGTGATTAGGACGGACTATTTGCATGTGCAGCTCTGTTATGTTTTGGGAGAAGTTCttctcttaaaggagtattccagcgcaaagTTATatagataagttatagattgtggggggtccgagctctggggccccccgggatctcctggacggggccacagcagtctgcaggaagtgaagttttgtacccagcagaaagccgctgcagacactccccctccatgtagctCCATGGGGtgcatggaggggcgtgttggccgccgcgtcatgcggggactgaacgccccctttcctgtacattgccgcggccccgtaccggagatcgcagggggccccagcgctcggaccccccgcgatctataacttattccctatccttcggatagggggataagttattttgcactatagatctCCTTTAAGTTTGCTTTCCTCTCATATCTGTGTGTTACCTGGATGCACAAGTTGTTTCAGGATATTGCTCCAGGAGCATCCACTGTAACATGGTTATTTTTGTGATCTGATAATCTCTTCTCTTCCTTTAGGTGAAGGGAGAACTGGATCAGACAGACTCAAAACCAGCgacgtagcagagctgaatgcctCCTGAGGAGCGGTTCTTGCCCCCTTCCCTGACCTATCCTTCAGTGCTTTTCTCTTCTCCTTTTCCCAGCTGACATCTTACACTTGTTGTGTGGGAGTTGAGCTTGGTTCATggggatcacttttttttttttttttctcttcagctCCGGTCACTGACTTTCGATGACTCTCACGCTGGTCATCTTCAGATGGGTTTTAAtattcccacccccccccctatctCACGTTTATTGGTCACAAGTTATGGATCCCTCCACCCACACAGAAGCGAACTGCCTATAGCACTGTAGAGCGCTGCTCTGGATACCTCCAAGCATTGATGTGAAGGTCGCGGCCTCCTGCCTGACCCTCCTCTGGACATATTAGTACTGATATCGTTCTCCCTGACAGGTTTCTTGCAGACTATGATCTTGTTGTAAAGTGTTTTGGTTTTTGAACTGGGCAAAGGTGCAAACTCATTTCTTCCCTCCCCCACCCTGTTATTTTATTTCACATGGTCCTTATTGCTTATCTGAACAAAAAACGTTCATCCTGAGATCCTCCATGAAGGACGTGGATAGCATTAGGCTCCCCCTAATGTAGCAATTTCAGCATAGACCTCAGTCTACGTGCTAGTCATGTAGGGAGCCTCCATCTTCATGTACTTAGCCTCTGTCTTCATGTAGGGAGCCTCAGTCTTCATGTACTTGGCCTCAGTCTTCATGTACTTGGCCTCAGTCTTCATGTACTTGGCCTCAGTCTTCATGTACTTGGCCTCAGTCTTCATGTACTTGGCCTCAGTCTTCATGTACTTGGCCTCAGTCTTCATGTACTTGGCCTCAGTCTTCATGTACTTGGCCTCAGTCTTCATGTACTTGGCCTCAGTCTTCATGTAGGGAGCCTCCGTCTTCATGTACTTGGCCTCAGTCTTCATGTAGGGAGCCTCCGTCTTCATGTACTTGGCCTCAGTCTTCATGTACTTGGCCTCCGTCTTCATGTAGGGAGCCTCCGCCTTCACGTACTTAGCCTCAGTCTTCACGTACTTAGCCTCAGTCTTCATGTACTTGGGTGTATGTAGGCTTTGAAACCACTTAATACTTGACTCCTTGTGCTGCTCTTTAGGGGGGGAGGGGTAACTGATGGGGACACAATCTTACTGTGGCGTAATCATTCGACCTACACCACATTCTGGTTCATACCATCAGCAGGTAACGTTTAGAAACAGAGCATGTTCTGCGACGTTCCTCCTTGGTGCCCGTATTGATGTGCGGACTAGAATGAGTAGTTCAGTTTTTCTCTTGTATCTTTTGTGCATAGGTTTATACAACCTGTGGCTGTCTTGTCTGCTTTgccgctactactactcccagcaggtCTTTCCAGAGTGTGGACATAGAAAAAGTTCACTTTTGCAAACTACAAGGTTGTATTTAGTTTTGGCTGTAGCCCAACTCTGAAGATGGAGCAGTGTCCATGAGCCCTAAAAGTCAGGTCACGTCCATTTCTTTGATCCTTTTACTGCATTACAGGTCCTCCCATTGTTTTACCAGGTGTGTACGTCACCCATATAGGGTTTTATTTTCTATAGATGGTACAAGGGTCCGATCTCCAGTCACTGCGAGGAAGCAATTGTGCTGTTGGATATTAGAACATTTTTAaggttttattgtattttatggtGTTGATGAATTTTAACCTATAATCTTTAAACCTGTTTGGGTGATGCTAGAGAGAACCCAGCGTTCAGTTTTTTGCCAAGAGATTCAGATTTTGATTATGACTGATCTTCAAACATCAGGGTATGCAGgcatcagaaaaaaaacaaacatggctACGTCTGATCTTGGTGTTGCAGCACTGCCATGTTTATTAAAATAGTACAGAGTCCATGACCAAGAGTGGCGCTTTTCCTGGAAGAAAGCCACTAGGCCACAGTTTCCcatccaggatgcctccagctgttgcaaaactacaactcctatcatgcccggacagccgaaggctgtccgggcatgctgggagttgtagttttgcaacagctggaggcaccctggatgggaaatacCGCACTAGGTGGTTTCATTTTTATCTtgcacaatctttttttttttttttttatgtggagtTTTTATTGTCGCACACCCAATTGTTACGTAGGATCTGATGCATTTTCCACCAACCTTCTCCCATTTGTCCCTGGGCAAACTTGCAACCATAGTAGTCTCTGTCCTTTTTACTGTAAGTAACCTTGCGGATTCAGTCCATCCTAGTTAGAGCAGCAGCAGGTCATGGGTTATACCGGTGCATCAGTCGTGTTATGTCACATGTCCCCATCACACCCCTgtagaataatttttttatttttcccaactATAACTTAAatccaatttttacatttttttttttttcttctttccagtCCTTTTGGGTCCCATCTGAGAATTTGCGCCCAGCCCTTTTTTAGTTTCtcttgtaaatatatatatttccacatACTACAAATTCTTGTATAGGAGAAGATGTAGCTGTTGATTTCTTTGtaaatatgttcattttttttgttttcttaatgAAAATGTTGAGTCCACtttgatttatatatttttttttttgccctcttcccaatttccaccattttttttaatttattttttttagacccttttttttttctctccatccGGCCCTTCCTTTAAAAACAacctccccttttttttctttttttctttttctttttctcccgTTCCTTCCCTTTTTAATTCCTGTTTTAGAATCGAGACGTGAATATTGTATTGTTGtagaagcaaaaacaaaaagccaGGACGTAGTTTGGTAGAAGCCCggcctcctgtctctgggctgcTGTGGTTTCTGGAAATGTACAGCAATCTTCAATAAATTATTGGCATGAAGACGTTTCACTTCTGTTCTTCGCTGTGGCTTTTCTTCAGTGTCTGTTTATTGTCTTCGCTATTGTACTCTTATCGGATGCAGAGaaaatctgataaaaaaaaataataataattaagaaTTAAGGCTAACATGGTATATCACATACCATGTTAGCCTTAAttcttaattattattattatgaataatgTCATGCTTGGGATTTAGCAAGGGGATAAATGGGTGTTTttcaaacagggggtctccagctgttgcaaaactagaact is a genomic window of Hyla sarda isolate aHylSar1 chromosome 10, aHylSar1.hap1, whole genome shotgun sequence containing:
- the GSK3A gene encoding glycogen synthase kinase-3 alpha isoform X2, translating into MYVQPRYRGKRLQRDNGKVTTVVATPGQGPDRPQEVSYTDIKVIGNGSFGVVYQARLVDCGEMVAIKKVLQDKRFKNRELQIMRRLDHCNIVRLRYFFYSSGEKKDEVYLNLVLDFVPETVYRVARHFAKAKSTLPSIYVKVYMYQLFRSLAYIHSQGVCHRDIKPQNLLVDPDTAVLKLCDFGSAKQLVRGEPNVSYICSRYYRAPELIFGATDYTANIDIWSAGCVLAELLLGQPIFPGDSGVDQLVEIIKVLGTPTREQIREMNPNYTEFKFPQIKAHPWTKVFKPRTSPEAITLCSRLLEYTPDTRASPLQACAHSFFDELRDPNTRLPSGRELPPIFNFSSVELSIEPSLNTVLIPPHLQQTHLHGEGRTGSDRLKTSDVAELNAS
- the GSK3A gene encoding glycogen synthase kinase-3 alpha isoform X1 yields the protein MSGVNRTRSDVFGDQVPSGAGKGPGGATGGASSVPAGFSAIKLGRDNGKVTTVVATPGQGPDRPQEVSYTDIKVIGNGSFGVVYQARLVDCGEMVAIKKVLQDKRFKNRELQIMRRLDHCNIVRLRYFFYSSGEKKDEVYLNLVLDFVPETVYRVARHFAKAKSTLPSIYVKVYMYQLFRSLAYIHSQGVCHRDIKPQNLLVDPDTAVLKLCDFGSAKQLVRGEPNVSYICSRYYRAPELIFGATDYTANIDIWSAGCVLAELLLGQPIFPGDSGVDQLVEIIKVLGTPTREQIREMNPNYTEFKFPQIKAHPWTKVFKPRTSPEAITLCSRLLEYTPDTRASPLQACAHSFFDELRDPNTRLPSGRELPPIFNFSSVELSIEPSLNTVLIPPHLQQTHLHGEGRTGSDRLKTSDVAELNAS